A window of the Paenibacillus woosongensis genome harbors these coding sequences:
- a CDS encoding amino acid ABC transporter permease: protein MSISYLWDITIPMLQGAKTTILLFLLVILLSIPLGFLVTLMMNSRVKPVSWLAHGYVYVMRGTPLLLQLLFFCFGLPMLPVIGEYLVLDRFAAAGLAFILNYAAYFAEIFRGGLLAVDKGQYEAAQVLGLSRWQTLTRIIMPQMFRVALPAVSNESITLVKDTALLYAVSVPELLHFAYTAVNRDFTIVPFIVAGVVYLLMILLLTVLFKNLERKFKFE, encoded by the coding sequence ATGAGTATAAGTTACCTATGGGACATCACGATACCGATGCTGCAGGGGGCCAAAACGACGATTTTGCTGTTTTTGCTGGTTATCCTGCTCTCGATTCCGCTGGGCTTCCTTGTTACGTTAATGATGAACAGCCGTGTGAAGCCGGTTAGCTGGCTGGCTCACGGTTATGTTTACGTCATGCGTGGAACGCCGCTCTTGCTGCAGCTGTTGTTCTTCTGCTTCGGTCTGCCGATGCTCCCGGTTATTGGCGAATATCTCGTGCTGGACCGTTTTGCGGCGGCTGGGCTTGCTTTTATTCTCAACTACGCCGCTTATTTCGCGGAGATTTTCCGCGGAGGCCTGCTTGCTGTGGATAAAGGGCAATACGAAGCCGCCCAGGTGCTGGGATTGAGCCGCTGGCAGACATTAACGCGGATTATTATGCCGCAAATGTTCCGGGTGGCACTGCCTGCGGTATCCAATGAATCGATTACGCTCGTCAAGGATACAGCCTTGCTCTATGCGGTATCCGTTCCCGAATTGCTACACTTCGCCTATACGGCGGTGAACCGCGATTTCACCATCGTTCCGTTCATCGTTGCGGGGGTTGTTTACTTGCTCATGATTTTATTGCTTACCGTGTTGTTCAAGAACCTTGAGCGAAAGTTCAAATTCGAGTAA
- a CDS encoding amino acid ABC transporter substrate-binding protein, whose amino-acid sequence MKRNRWVILGVIISILMVTLAGCAGTSSSSSGAKGESKLVIGVDDKFAPMGFRDEKNELVGFDIDFAKAVGEEMGMEVTFQPIDWKAKESELNSGRIDLIWNGYTITEERKGKVLFTKPYLENSQIIITLADSDIHSIKDLAGKNVGLQSLSSAADALNANPIHSEVKSVTEFADNVLALTDLKTKRLDAVIIDEVVARYYMSKDEGTFRLVEETLAPEQYGIGVKKGNEALLEKLQQAIDTLNANGKAAEISTKWFGEDKVLK is encoded by the coding sequence ATGAAGAGAAATAGATGGGTTATACTAGGGGTAATTATATCGATATTGATGGTTACGTTAGCAGGGTGTGCCGGTACCAGCAGCAGTAGCAGCGGAGCCAAAGGTGAGAGCAAGCTGGTTATCGGAGTAGACGATAAATTCGCGCCGATGGGATTCCGGGACGAGAAGAACGAACTGGTCGGCTTTGACATTGATTTTGCGAAGGCTGTTGGCGAAGAAATGGGCATGGAAGTCACCTTCCAGCCCATTGACTGGAAAGCGAAGGAATCCGAGCTGAACAGCGGGCGGATCGATCTGATCTGGAACGGCTATACGATCACCGAGGAGCGCAAAGGCAAAGTCCTGTTCACGAAGCCTTATTTGGAGAACAGCCAGATCATTATCACGCTAGCAGATTCTGATATTCATTCCATCAAGGATTTGGCTGGAAAGAATGTAGGTCTGCAATCTTTGTCCTCGGCGGCGGACGCGCTGAATGCCAATCCGATCCACTCCGAAGTGAAGAGTGTTACCGAGTTCGCGGATAACGTGCTGGCTCTTACGGATTTGAAGACAAAGCGCCTTGATGCGGTAATCATTGACGAAGTTGTGGCCAGATACTACATGTCCAAGGATGAGGGAACTTTTAGACTGGTTGAGGAGACCCTTGCTCCAGAACAATATGGCATAGGCGTCAAGAAAGGCAACGAAGCCTTGCTGGAGAAGCTGCAGCAAGCGATCGATACGCTGAACGCCAACGGCAAAGCCGCTGAAATTTCGACGAAATGGTTTGGCGAAGACAAGGTTTTGAAATAA
- a CDS encoding mismatch-specific DNA-glycosylase: protein MREGNESTELKEIADHLDFGLSIVFIGFNPSIRSGQVGHHYANPRNNFWRILHSSGLTPRLYQASEDGELLKIGYGFTNIVARPTRGAEDITREEYAEGRKILRAKLEKYRPNVACFVGKGVYTEYSCKSQVEWGFQENPVVEGIHEFVAPSSSGLVRMPMSEIVDIYKKLNAFVTGISTPE, encoded by the coding sequence ATGCGCGAAGGAAATGAATCCACAGAGCTGAAGGAAATTGCGGATCATTTGGATTTCGGGTTAAGCATCGTGTTCATCGGCTTCAATCCCAGCATCCGTTCCGGTCAGGTTGGCCACCATTACGCCAATCCGCGCAACAACTTCTGGCGCATTCTGCATAGCTCCGGTCTAACGCCAAGGCTGTATCAGGCCTCAGAGGACGGCGAACTGTTAAAGATCGGATACGGTTTCACGAACATAGTGGCCCGTCCGACGAGAGGAGCGGAGGATATTACCCGGGAAGAATATGCGGAGGGCCGGAAAATATTGCGGGCGAAGCTGGAGAAATACCGTCCGAACGTGGCGTGCTTCGTCGGCAAGGGAGTCTATACAGAATACAGCTGTAAATCCCAAGTGGAGTGGGGATTTCAGGAGAATCCCGTCGTGGAAGGAATTCATGAATTCGTTGCCCCTTCCTCCAGCGGCCTGGTACGAATGCCGATGTCTGAAATCGTGGATATATATAAGAAGCTGAATGCGTTTGTTACCGGTATTTCAACCCCCGAATAA
- a CDS encoding TIGR02206 family membrane protein: protein MDVSGFFRVEATPDFAVYSPSHWVVLGLLLLLIVALFACRGRIRSSVLAVKVIRYGLLGVLVLTEIALNLWYVLAGQWDIKDTLPLELCSVSLLLSIVMLLTGSRLLYQILFFAGIGGALQAWLTPSLDFGYPHFRFFHFFIAHGAIILASLYMTWIEQYRPTWRSIGWAMLFLNVLALAVGTLNVAIDANYMFLRSKPSTPSILDLFGPYPYYLLAEEIIALTMFIVMYALFFWIPEWLRRVTGQPKDRGEAMSD, encoded by the coding sequence ATGGATGTGTCCGGTTTTTTTCGAGTCGAGGCTACCCCAGATTTCGCGGTGTATTCCCCATCGCATTGGGTAGTCTTAGGGCTGCTCCTATTGCTGATTGTCGCGCTGTTTGCGTGCAGGGGCCGAATTCGTTCCAGCGTGCTGGCGGTGAAAGTCATACGCTACGGGTTGCTTGGCGTGCTGGTATTGACCGAGATTGCCCTGAACCTGTGGTATGTGCTCGCAGGACAATGGGATATTAAGGATACCCTGCCGCTTGAGCTGTGCAGCGTGTCGCTGCTGCTGTCGATCGTGATGCTGCTGACCGGAAGCCGGCTGCTGTATCAGATTTTGTTCTTCGCCGGCATTGGCGGGGCGCTGCAAGCCTGGCTAACGCCTAGCCTCGATTTCGGTTATCCACATTTTCGTTTTTTTCATTTTTTTATTGCGCACGGAGCGATCATTCTTGCTTCTCTCTATATGACATGGATCGAGCAATACAGGCCAACGTGGAGGTCCATCGGCTGGGCTATGCTGTTTCTCAATGTACTGGCATTGGCGGTCGGTACCCTCAATGTTGCGATTGACGCGAATTACATGTTCCTGCGCAGCAAGCCGAGCACGCCATCCATTCTAGACCTGTTCGGGCCTTACCCTTATTACCTGCTAGCGGAGGAGATCATTGCCCTCACGATGTTTATAGTGATGTATGCGTTGTTCTTCTGGATTCCAGAATGGCTTAGAAGAGTAACTGGGCAGCCTAAGGACAGGGGAGAGGCCATGTCTGATTAA
- a CDS encoding IclR family transcriptional regulator produces MLNEKNPRLIQSVKRALDIVNCFDSLHTQLSLTEISEKLNLNISTVYGLINTLCAYSYIDKNPNNGKYRLGLEFLLKANLVSQSLDLKEIGHPYLTELTKKFHETSHLYVYQHGQIFCVDKVESPNNYFIISSRAGSKLPMHASASGKIFLAHMPELELQSFLQNYKLTRLTEKTITDKKKLLNNLQQIREQGYSIEDEEIEAGAYSIAAPVKDAAGQTVGTISIIGSLSRIKENEKQVLAELLAAARAISSQFGYPVKPV; encoded by the coding sequence GTGTTGAACGAGAAAAATCCCCGCCTGATTCAATCCGTGAAACGGGCGCTTGATATTGTGAATTGCTTCGATTCGCTGCATACCCAGCTGTCGCTCACCGAAATCAGCGAGAAGCTGAATTTGAACATAAGTACCGTGTACGGTCTTATCAATACGTTATGTGCATACTCCTATATCGATAAAAATCCGAACAACGGCAAATACCGGCTCGGCCTCGAGTTTCTATTAAAGGCCAATTTGGTGTCGCAGAGCCTCGATCTCAAAGAGATTGGCCATCCGTATCTTACCGAACTGACCAAGAAATTTCACGAGACTTCCCATCTTTACGTCTATCAACATGGTCAGATTTTCTGCGTAGACAAGGTGGAATCACCGAATAACTATTTCATCATTAGCTCGCGGGCAGGCAGCAAGCTGCCGATGCACGCCTCCGCTTCGGGTAAAATATTCTTAGCCCATATGCCGGAGCTCGAGCTGCAAAGCTTTTTGCAAAATTACAAATTAACCAGACTGACCGAGAAGACAATAACCGATAAAAAGAAGCTCCTGAATAACCTGCAGCAAATCCGGGAGCAGGGGTACAGCATAGAGGACGAGGAAATTGAGGCGGGGGCCTACAGCATCGCCGCACCCGTAAAGGATGCCGCCGGACAAACGGTTGGCACGATCAGCATCATCGGCTCGCTGTCCCGAATCAAAGAGAACGAAAAGCAAGTTCTCGCGGAGTTGTTGGCAGCAGCGAGAGCGATCTCCAGCCAGTTCGGCTACCCGGTCAAACCCGTTTAA
- a CDS encoding Zn-dependent hydrolase, protein MEINKDRLWARLMELGEIGKQSSGGVTRYSFTRDESRAKDLVIAYMKEAELAVREDAAGNIIGRREGTNPAASVVLTGSHIDTVPDGGMFDGALGVLSAIEALQRMNELEIRNVHPIEVIAFTDEEGSRFGFGMIGSRAVAGTLRQEDLEQRDEQGIAIAEAMRSAGLAPERVGEAAKPPHEVQAYVELHIEQGRVLENLDEPVGLVTGIAGPLWQQFTLIGQAGHAGATPMHLRRDPLQAAAEILNYIYAEAKKYENAVATIGKLRTLPGGVNVIPGEVQFSLDLRDIDEAERDRLEASIHAYSQQVCEKLGIELRIELLQRVAPAPSSPAVQEAVAQAGKLAGLSDLPRLVSGAGHDGMQFSSLWPLGMIFVRSRGGISHNPEEWSSPEDCAAGTEVLYHTLLELANKS, encoded by the coding sequence ATGGAAATCAATAAAGATCGCCTGTGGGCGAGACTGATGGAGCTGGGGGAAATCGGAAAACAGTCTAGCGGGGGAGTCACCCGCTATTCTTTTACCCGCGATGAATCCCGTGCGAAGGACCTCGTTATCGCTTATATGAAGGAGGCCGAGCTAGCCGTACGCGAGGATGCGGCCGGGAACATCATCGGCCGCCGGGAAGGGACGAATCCCGCCGCCTCCGTAGTCCTGACAGGGTCCCATATCGATACGGTTCCCGATGGCGGGATGTTCGATGGGGCGCTCGGCGTGCTCTCGGCGATCGAAGCGCTGCAGCGCATGAATGAGCTGGAAATCCGGAACGTCCACCCGATCGAAGTCATCGCTTTTACGGATGAGGAGGGCTCCAGATTTGGGTTCGGGATGATTGGCAGCCGGGCCGTGGCTGGGACGCTGCGGCAGGAGGACTTGGAGCAGCGGGATGAACAGGGCATAGCGATTGCCGAAGCGATGCGCTCGGCAGGTCTTGCGCCTGAGCGCGTAGGGGAAGCAGCAAAGCCGCCGCACGAAGTGCAGGCTTATGTAGAACTGCATATTGAGCAGGGCCGGGTGCTGGAGAATCTGGATGAGCCGGTAGGCCTCGTGACAGGCATTGCCGGTCCGCTTTGGCAGCAGTTCACCCTGATCGGTCAGGCAGGCCATGCCGGGGCGACCCCGATGCATCTGCGGCGAGATCCGCTGCAGGCAGCCGCGGAGATCCTAAACTACATTTACGCGGAAGCGAAAAAATACGAGAACGCAGTGGCCACGATAGGGAAGCTCCGGACTCTGCCGGGCGGAGTAAACGTCATACCGGGCGAGGTCCAATTCTCGCTCGATTTGCGGGACATCGATGAAGCCGAGCGGGACCGGCTGGAGGCAAGCATACACGCTTATAGCCAGCAGGTATGCGAGAAGCTGGGGATCGAGCTGCGGATCGAGCTGCTGCAGCGGGTCGCTCCGGCTCCCAGTTCTCCTGCGGTGCAGGAAGCCGTAGCTCAGGCCGGCAAGCTCGCTGGATTGTCAGATCTGCCGCGATTGGTGAGCGGCGCCGGTCATGATGGAATGCAGTTCAGCTCCCTGTGGCCGCTGGGCATGATTTTTGTGCGTTCCCGTGGCGGCATCAGCCATAATCCCGAGGAATGGAGCTCTCCCGAGGACTGCGCGGCGGGAACGGAAGTGCTGTATCATACTTTGCTGGAGCTGGCGAACAAAAGCTAA
- a CDS encoding L-2-amino-thiazoline-4-carboxylic acid hydrolase, with protein MSREKQDKLQEESQQKLNHDESLEPVSPYTIMAKLFAHLSKAVVDRFGEEGKDAIREGVRTFGEERGRDIARRAAAAGQPNDIHSYLPNYDMGRSDLFEYETEYHPVEIEQNFTRCAFGDQWKKDGMEEYGILYCQMIDPAIAKGYNPNFEVVHDKYLLKDGHCHFRFQMKSSEKEPGGEENGNQ; from the coding sequence ATGAGCCGAGAAAAACAGGACAAACTACAAGAGGAATCCCAGCAAAAGCTGAATCATGACGAAAGCCTGGAGCCGGTATCACCTTATACGATCATGGCGAAATTGTTTGCCCATCTCTCCAAAGCGGTCGTTGACCGTTTCGGAGAAGAAGGGAAGGACGCGATCCGCGAGGGAGTACGCACGTTTGGCGAGGAGCGTGGCCGGGATATTGCCCGCCGTGCCGCAGCTGCCGGACAGCCGAATGATATTCACAGCTATTTGCCGAATTATGATATGGGACGCAGCGATCTGTTCGAATATGAAACGGAATATCATCCGGTGGAAATCGAGCAGAACTTCACGAGATGCGCGTTCGGGGATCAGTGGAAAAAAGACGGCATGGAGGAGTACGGCATCCTCTACTGCCAGATGATCGACCCGGCCATCGCGAAGGGCTACAACCCTAATTTCGAAGTCGTGCACGATAAATATTTGCTTAAAGACGGACACTGCCATTTCAGGTTCCAGATGAAATCATCGGAGAAGGAGCCTGGGGGTGAGGAGAATGGAAATCAATAA
- a CDS encoding ABC transporter ATP-binding protein produces MLEIKDLSVNYGVIAAVKQMNLHIRPGEIVALIGTNGSGKTSALRSISGLNKSIQGQIRFEGQEITKLEPHQIVERGISQVPEGRGVFPDLTVLENLKLGAYVRNDKTGIAADIQGMFELFPRLEERKKQLAGTMSGGEQQMLAIARALMARPKLLLLDEPSMGLAPLIVKEIFAAIRKVNEEGVSILLVEQNATMALATAHRGYVMETGSIVVEGDAAELRNNDVVKSVYLGIG; encoded by the coding sequence ATTTTGGAAATAAAAGATCTAAGCGTAAATTACGGTGTAATCGCGGCCGTAAAACAAATGAATCTGCATATTCGGCCAGGAGAAATCGTGGCCTTGATCGGGACGAACGGCTCGGGGAAAACTTCGGCACTGCGCAGCATTTCTGGCCTGAATAAGAGCATTCAGGGACAGATTCGCTTCGAGGGACAGGAGATCACGAAGCTGGAGCCCCATCAGATCGTGGAGCGGGGCATCTCACAGGTTCCTGAAGGACGGGGGGTATTCCCCGATTTGACCGTGCTGGAAAATCTAAAGCTCGGCGCCTATGTTCGGAACGACAAAACGGGGATTGCCGCAGATATTCAGGGCATGTTCGAGTTATTTCCCCGGCTGGAGGAGCGCAAGAAGCAGCTCGCCGGGACGATGAGCGGTGGGGAGCAGCAGATGTTGGCCATCGCCCGCGCTCTAATGGCCAGGCCGAAGCTGCTGCTGCTGGATGAGCCTTCGATGGGCCTTGCGCCGCTGATCGTGAAGGAAATCTTCGCGGCGATCCGCAAGGTGAACGAGGAAGGCGTATCCATATTGCTGGTGGAGCAGAATGCTACCATGGCGCTTGCGACCGCCCATCGCGGCTATGTGATGGAAACGGGCAGCATCGTCGTGGAAGGCGATGCTGCGGAGTTACGGAATAACGACGTGGTCAAATCCGTCTATTTGGGCATCGGCTAG
- a CDS encoding ABC transporter ATP-binding protein, with product MENVLELEKVSVKFGGLVALNNVDMTVRRGEILSIIGPNGAGKTTLFNLLTGIYQPTSGRIIYKSRVINKLKPFKRVGLGIARTFQNTRLLKNMTVLENVLVAHAECNGEGLLQSIFARSSTAKRRAAIVAECTQKLEVVGLAHKLDVLAGSLPYGEQRLLEIARALATGCEILLLDEPAAGMNAAEKAELVKKIRQLSKEFNIEIILIEHDIGMIMDISDRIVVLNYGQKIAEGSAEEIQNNPDVIQAYLGGEVEEL from the coding sequence ATGGAGAACGTACTGGAGCTGGAGAAGGTGTCGGTGAAATTCGGCGGGCTGGTTGCATTGAATAACGTGGATATGACGGTACGCCGGGGCGAGATTCTGTCGATCATTGGACCAAACGGGGCAGGGAAAACAACGCTGTTCAACCTGCTGACGGGCATCTATCAGCCGACCTCCGGCAGGATCATTTACAAGAGCCGGGTCATCAACAAGCTGAAGCCGTTCAAGCGGGTTGGCCTGGGGATTGCCCGAACCTTTCAGAATACACGATTGCTGAAAAATATGACGGTGCTGGAAAATGTGCTTGTCGCGCATGCGGAGTGCAACGGGGAAGGCCTGCTGCAATCGATTTTTGCCCGGAGTTCTACGGCTAAGCGGCGTGCTGCCATCGTTGCGGAATGTACTCAGAAACTGGAAGTCGTAGGGCTGGCTCATAAGTTGGACGTCTTAGCCGGAAGCCTGCCGTACGGAGAGCAGCGGCTGCTTGAAATTGCAAGGGCGCTGGCTACGGGCTGCGAGATTCTGCTGCTGGATGAACCGGCGGCGGGAATGAACGCAGCGGAAAAAGCCGAGCTCGTGAAGAAAATCCGGCAGCTCTCCAAGGAATTCAACATCGAGATCATTTTGATCGAACACGACATCGGCATGATCATGGATATTTCCGACCGCATCGTGGTCCTGAATTACGGTCAGAAGATCGCCGAGGGCAGCGCGGAGGAGATACAGAACAACCCTGATGTCATTCAGGCCTATTTGGGCGGGGAGGTCGAGGAGCTTTGA